Genomic DNA from Scomber scombrus chromosome 21, fScoSco1.1, whole genome shotgun sequence:
CCTTTTTGGCGCAACCTAGTGGTAGTGCCAAATAAGGCAGCAATGCACATGCAAGCACTGCATTGGACttcgttttatttatttattgacaaaGCATATGTCATGGGTTGGGTATTGAGGGCTAGTAGCCTGTTTCAGAGCTTTATGGCCTCAGACAGAAAATGATTCAAATCGACTACCAGCATTACACTCTAGGCGTCAGCTAACCTAATACAGTAATTGTGGTGTGTCAGACCCTACTCTCTCACCTCAGCCACATTACGAGTACATTTTGATAAATACCCCTTTGATCGTCACAGTTGTATGAAATACATTTCCATGGTATGGGATAGCCTAGTTGCTTCAAGTGTGTCACTGTCAGTTATAGATTAGAACTTTTCTTTATCCTGATTAGTTTAagtgtaaaacaaacaacaaaaagactttCTGTTGACTTTCTGCTAAATAAGCCTGTGCTATACTATTTGCTTAACCAAATGTTACATCATTATTTAGGTGCTAGGTGGTTTCTGTCGTTGTCTGATTGGTTGAAGTTATTCATTTGTATGAGGTGGTAACTAGAGAATAGGCAATTGCAGCAGTTGCTATGGTGCATGATGTGTTTGCAGTAGTCAGTACTTTtagtactagcagtagtagCATCTGTAGTATTATGAGCAGTTGTGACAGTTGGCCATTGAACGAGATGAGAAGATAAATACATCCACAAGTTTAAACCCCCAAGTgtccttttctgtctgtctatttaTAGCTAGACTTCTTTTACAGCTAGGATATGTCCAAAACTCCCTCCCTTACTCACTAAAACATTACTCATTCACTCAGTTAGTTTACTCATAGAAAGCAGTGAAATTGATACTGTGGACACTCACCCTTGTGGGAATTATACAGTATGGTGCATATGTTTCACACAAACTTAAACATAATGGTGGGCTGTATAGTGCACAGTACAGCAAAGACTGATTTCAGACGTAGGCCCGGTCTATGTCTCCAACAATGGTTTCCAAGTGGCAATTGTATCCCAACAACTATATAACTTGCCGGATCTAGATTTGTACATCTGCAATTGAACATACATGGAAACAGGTGTATATGTTCCagttataagataagataagataagatattcctttattagtcccacactggggaaatttgcattattacagcagaaagtggacagtaaaatagaatataagagcagcaataagagaaagaataacgaacattatttacaagagtaatggTATTGAGTGGTAGTACACCAGAGatgatattcttattgcacagattaaaatgaaataaatatatatattatatgtatattgcacaCAATTGAAATTAGTAGTATACATACTAAGTGCGTATTTCAGCAGTTTTAAACTGTGTATGTGTCATGTTAATATTTCAGTGTCACGCAAGTACACAACTGGAGATTGAAATTCATTTGACTAACTAAACAATATGTTCTATTGTAACACCAAAGAAATGTGTTCATTCATGTGTGCATTACGAGAGAGAAAACTGCCGAGGCAGAGTGATTTTGATGTCACAACATGCCTCCACTGACTCATGCTATTCGCTGGAAGAGTCTGAAAAGCATACAGCATAGTTCCATCCAGTCCTGTTGCTCTCTTGGTGTATACCAGTCATctcttttctcacttttcttttcttcttgatAGTTTGCAAAACTGCTTACCTATTCTTTCTATGATCCTGTTTGCAAGCAATAGTTAATTTCCCCATCCTGTTGAGTTAATTAATGCAAGCTCATATGTTTTCCACATGAGGGCAAGAACTGTTAATCAAGATGTGAGTAAAATTTGATACCCATAATTTACACCTAGCTTGGATTAACAGCCTGTTGGAGTGAGCCAGATCTAAACGTCAGACTATGATACAAGTGCACAAAAGACAAGACCACAATGGCATACAGGTATCATctgaatacatatttattaGATAAATATTAGGTTGTCACATCATCTAACTACATACAGTTCTGCAAGACTAAAAATCACAATTAGTTCCTTTATTTTCTGACCAGTTTAGAATATGAAATGATTGTACATACAATGTACAAACATAGAGACAATGGCCACATTGCATGAATCACCTTAGATTGTATCATTTTTCCAACTGTTCATGATATCAAAAATTGTACAAACTATGGATTTGGTTACAATCTTCTGGACCCGTCCCTCCCACTGCCTTTCTGCCACCCATTGAAGGGATTTTCTTTgtaaccttgttttttttttccttttttttttttagctttagcACCTCAGAGTATGCAGGCGACAGACTAGAACACTTAAGCTAAATATTACATGTAAAACATAGCTGTCCCAGTTCCCCTAACCAAAGAGGTGAAAGTATATTACAGAGGGGGGAACAAAATGCTGAAAGATACCCACAAACACTAACTAACAAGTTTCATTTTCCATATTCAGCCACTTCCAGTAGAGGGGTTGCAAGCGTTTTATTATTCTGAAGAAACAATGCACATTCCCAGggaaaatgaatacatttctgtTCACATGTCTCTATATTCATTTACATATATACAGGCATCCTCGGGACGTTTTGACCTAGCCTTACCCTCAACATCCTTTCCAGGCCAGAATGATGAACGTGCCCTTCctcactgtatttttttatttttgaaacttttttaaaaacaacttccCCCAGAGAAATGGCCCTTTATTGTGATTGTGCAACTACAGATTCAGGGTACTGCCTAATACACCAAATTGGCTCACTTGTAtgtaagaataaaacatgaaatgataaCGACTTCCGTGGGATTGATCAAAAGTTTCAATtcagattgtaaaaaaaaaaaaaataatgtggcAGTGTATCGTTACAAGATTTCACTGGTACAAAGCTGATGTTTTGGTGACttaaatatgaaacacatgTGAGTGACGTATGAAACATGTCAGTGTGCTGAACTGGAACAAATCATATTtcttaaattacataaaaaataatgtttacatAAAACCAGGGTGGTTAAATCAGCATAATGCTACAGTTGAAAGAAATTGGATTTCTAGCCTTACAGATTTATACGAAAACCAGTACAAAATAATTTACCAAAAACAAAGGGGATAAAAATGTATATGGTCTcgtgcttttttttaaaaagccagattttctataacaaaaatataaacaatatcatgaatttctttaaaatatggttgtgatatatctttaaaataccACTGTGTATTGACAATTAGCAACAATTATGATATTCACATAGCTCACTAATTACACTGAAAGCTGGCTGATaccacactttttaaaaaccattACTGTTCAGTATCACTGATAAAATGTTAACATAAATTCATGAATAGACAACATTGATCATTTTCAATCAAATACATCAGAACATGAAAGTAAATATTGCTTCAAACTGAGCTTGACATGTGTAAATCGAAATTATGCTTCACAATCACTTTGAGCTGATGCCGGGGGAGGGGATCGCAGAAATAAATGGCTCACCTGTCTAGCGAAACAGGTGTGAGACAGAGTGCACTGGGAGGAGAGTGAGTGGAAAGCACAATGACCTGCAGGAAATAGCTTATGAGACGTTTGGACTGGCTTCCCCAGCGGCGGGGAGACGAGACAGCTGTCTTATGCTGGTTACAAACAAAGTCAGTGGTCAGATGGGAGTTTGGGGGCATATATGGTTAAAGTTGGACAACTAATGATCAAAGGACAAACATTATCAAGATGAtacaaaaatattcacaatgatatttacagtacaatagcatttcttaaaaaataatacatttgcatactgAACAACACTCTTCTCAAAAAGTGaaattgaaaacaaatgtgGCAAAAGTTTGCACCAatactgctttaaaaaacacttcTTGAACAGTAGTGATGGATAAACTGTATTTGTCCTCCCCTATATCTTTGAAATCTCCCATCACACcgatagaaacacacacacacagagtcacactctcacacacacatgcacacactcacagtctTACAGGACcaagcaaacacaaacatctcCATTCTCATCCCTCCAATTTTGGTGATGTTGAGCAGTTTCCCAAAACGAATTTATGGATAGTTTAATTatgcagcaacaaaaacaagaaaaaaaaacaacaaacataaaacagtaTATCCAGCAAGTACATGACAAAATGTATTGCCGATAGCATTATCCCTTCAATGTTAGTGTTAAATAAATCATACTAAATCTGACAGAAATCAAAAACAAACGTACAAACAAAAGGGCTGTGGAAACAGCAAccgataaaaaaaaacacactatcttttcttttttaccactTGGAACAGCACTAGACAAGGGCTTGGCACACATGCACTTTGCAGACTAGTTTAACAGCACATCATTTAACAGGGAGAGAGATGCAGCTTTGCAAAAATGCTGACACGAGTGACACCGGGCTCATGCAGAGCAGACGGCATGGAAGGAGTTGTAGCAGGAAGCAATAGATGCAGCAGGATCGTCACAGGAACGCCATATCTCTCATACTGTACCTTTCTATTCCGTTACAATCACTCCTCTGTACAGGAGGATGATAACTATACAATATGTAGAAGTACAGGTATGCTATTGTTGGTACACAATataaactttgtttttcttttagtagGGCCAAATCTTTTTCCCGTTCCAGCTGTCAACCCTCAAAGGACTgaatatctttttctttttgacaaaaatatgtatgtatcaCAATTGTAGACAAAGTGCAAGCCGATCATTCccaaaaatctttaaaaaaaacattttgtcgaaaataaaataaaccttgtttaaaaaaaaaacaacattttgtcaAGGACAAACACACGCTGATctaattgatctttttttcctttttgtaaagacagatagacagattttatttttttgcattgccAAAATCTCTTGTGCTTTTAAATGATGTGTGGTGGACAAAACAGTGCGACTAACCAGACCAGTCAGGGAATGGAGCTGTGACACCAGGAAGCTGTGGCCTCTCAGATTGGAATAACAATATGGACATAATGCACACTGGCCAGATAGCGCTGcttttttcacttatttttctgttttatacagtggattccttttttttcaaaaaggaaacaaaacatgaataaaaaatgctaCAACACGTTCCtaatgtgcacacatacacctgTGTGTGGCGTAAAAAAATCAACTGAGTATAGCTGCACAGTTCAAAGGTATAGCCATAGGTGTGAGAGGGTGGGGCGACCCCCCCACATCCTGCCGTGTCTTTGAGTTTTAACCTCTTTCAGTCAATCTGCGCTGGCGAATGAAAACTGtacaagaggaagaagagaaagggagtGCATCTTTGTGTTTATCAAGTACTGAGCGACCGCCCTGGGTTCTCAGGGACACTGCAGGCAGTCAGAAAAGTTTATCTGTGTCTGAATTGCCTCAGTTGTTTTCGAAGAGCGATAGAAGGTCGTCGTTGCTATTGCTGGGAAGGTCTGGTGGATCTAGGTACGACAACAGCTCATCTGGGTTAGCCAGCTCTGGAAGAAGCTGCAAGGGAGAGGAGCAAGTGAAAACTTTAGTTAAGCATTCAGGTTCATTGTGATAAATTTCCACAGATTATTGAAAATTAGCTGCATGTCATGACTCACGTCTAAAGATGGCTCAGGCATGTCCGACCCTGCTTGGCTGTCCAAACTGCTGGAGGGGTTGAAGGCCAGGTCGCCATGGGGATGGCTGTTGGGgccaggctgctgctgctgttgctgctgctgctgctgaggaggCGGGACTTGTCGAGAGGGTGGAGGGGGCCCGCTGTGATGTAGCTGCTGCCCCGATTGGCTCCCAGGGTGTGGAGACGCGTGTAAGCTCTGTTGCAATTGGCCGTGCGACTGGTCATTGCCGGTAGAGTGAGGTATCTGCACGAGGAAGAGGAAATGTTTAGATATTAACGACTGAGTGATCACAACTGCAGGTTTTAGAATTGTAGCTGTAAAATCTGTTGCATTTCTCAAATTAAAAGTGTAATTAAAAGTTAACCAGGGCTTTGAGAGCAGAAATCACACGGACATACAAGTGGATCCTTCATTGTGCATTTTTTGATAATCTGTCATCCTACAACGattaatatttcaaaacagATTCCGGACTCTAACTTTAGCAAACAATGATGAGTCTCTGCTCTaagctttcattttcattttctagtGATCAGGtcggtggaaaaagtcaaatttagATATAGCTGAATGCATGTGTGGTTTACTTTGTCAAACTAAACCATTCTAGATTTAGTAACTCATAGTTTTTCTCCTTAAATGGATACAATCTTAACTTTGGGGGTTGTTTCATGTGGTCATCCTGCGTTGTGGTTCACTTTGAAACTTGTATTTTCAGGCATCTCAGTGTGGTATTTACCATATATCCCCTGCTCTcaactgccaaattaagctaaCTAACCAATTAAAAATCTCTCTTTATATACCTGCATCATTATTCTCTTGCCTATCAATAATAATTAAtgacaactttatttatgtagcctGGGGAAACAGTAAAATAGGCTCAAATAGTATGATGACTGGAAAATATAAAGCTTCTCAACTACACAACTCACAGAGTCAGGCATGTTGTGGGAGAGTGGCTTGTCTTGGGCCATCAGGCTGCTGGGCATGTCAGGTGGATGAGACAGTTGGGGACCGTGCATGAAGTCATTCATCGACGTACCACCAGGGGTGCTGTGAGGGAAGTCAAAGTTCCCGTGCCCCTGGTAACTGTTACCtagaagacaaaataaaaaagtacatttttaacagttattttaagttacttttgtagtatgactgacaaacattaaaaacattaagttTTTCTGTCTATTTAAAGGAATTGTTTGATCGTTAAATATAAGGCTAGCTGTTGGttactgtttattattatttgaactATAACCTACCTTGACTGCCATATTCATTGTTGTTACCCCCTTGGTGAGAAGGTAGTGATGGGTACGGTGACGGTCCGGGACCGAGCTGAGCAATCATCTCCATCACATTAGGCATGATCATCTGGCTGGGACTCATCGTCTTAAATCTCTTGGCTAGTGGACCATCTGGATCCTCTTTGATGTGTATATCAGATTTGATGGCCACCGGCCGCCAGCTACATGTGGGGTCAATGGTCACCTCCTCAAACTCAGAGCTGGTGAAATACAGATGAAACCAAAAGGTGAAGATACAAGATAATTCAGagaaatacatatatatgcattACATATTTTGGTACAGATATAAATGTGTATCTTCTCTTAACTTACTTTTGGATAGCGTTCAAGATTCCCCACATGTACTGGTCCACTTCCAGTCCTTCTAACAATGCTGTTTTACTGAGGAGAGAGGTAAGAGAGGGCTTAAAATGCTGAGAGAGACAATAAAGTGGATTAGAGACAAAACTATAGACAGGGCAAATACTGGTCTCTATTTAAATTGGATAAACTTACTTGCATACAGGACACCGCCATGTCCCCCGCTCACAGTTCAGTTGTAAATATGATTCCAAATCGAAACActgcaagaagaaaaacaaaagtcaaatttGTTATCCAGTAcactattttaaaatcatttggTGCGTTTCATTATTTCTGCAGTGTCTACCTGAACGTGTTTGCAGTCATGGCCTCTCGCTGGAAGCTGTATTCGCCGGAAGGTGATTGGACATTTGAGGGAGACCTTAATGGCTGTCTGCTCCACACCATCCTCTCCATTGAGTGTGGCGTTGCCCGATGATGCTGCTACGCTGCTGAAGTTCCTCTTAACTTTGAGGCAGAGGGACAGACATGCAGTGTGTAAACAAGGACTCTAAGGACAATCAGGACTTTAGAGTGGACAATGTGACCGTGTGCTTTTGTGTATACCTTTGGTGATGCAGTGCTCTGCAGGCAGGAGCCTCTTCTTTAGTAAGCCCTGGAGGACAGAGCGAACCGATGGCCTGTGGACCAGCTGGAGCACAAACAAGTGCGACTACGGGAGGAAACATCACCAACAAAATCACAATCATTCTAAGGTGTATTAGTTTTATCTACTGTTTCTCTGTGtaaactgaggaaaaaaagacctGGAGgatcaattttttattttgttctaaGCCacagtattatatattatctgCAGGTACATTTTGATTTTGCATCTGGCTTTTATTTATCAGGCAACTATTTTGTGTCAGGATTTGCTTAATCCTCTTCTTATTAGTTTTGGAGATTTGTGTACTCACACAGCAGCAGGCAGTGACTGTGATCTGGATGGTATTCCTTCCTGGCTGGCATACGTGTTTCAAGTGCAGGGGTTTGTGGGAGGTCTTATTGTCGCCACGTTCGATGGTGAGCGGTGTGGCATTGACGCTGACTTGGACTGATGCTGGCCAGTTGGTGTTCATTTGACGGTCTTCATGGTGGTAACACTTAAACTGTAGCTCCAGGTCCGACCTGCGCAGACAAgcaaacaaataatataaatcttGTAAATTATGGAATATTATAGTCTGTCATGTAGCAGAAAACACCAGCAGTCCAATTccaattcacattcatcttatttcagttaaaacatttttctaaaatgttttcttgttgGCTCTTGGCATTTCATCATAGATTATCAGACAAACTTTATAAATACACTTCCTGTTATACTATATGTGAGAATAAGAACAGCTGTGGGATGTTCATTCTGCAGTACATAACAGACAATCAGTGGTGGTGGTCTCTTGAAAAGCTGCAGACATGAGAGTGACTTTTTCTTGAGAGGAGAGTAAAgggcaacatggtgggctctgtggaagaggacctgctccctatgtagataagAAGGGCTCATTGTAAGCTAATGAATAcacaatgattattattttcttgtgattatacactaattaaaacatacttatgaatattacattccatttctgccaagtgcATTCTATGAGGTGccactaaattatacacactACACCTTTTGCAagttatctttctctctccctctatccttAAATATATCTAAGATATCTACAAATATCCTTCAGTTGATTCAGTGCATGATGTCTTACCTCCACATGAGTGTCTGGTGTACAGAGGGCCGTAAGTGGAAGACGTGGTTGCTGACAGCAAGGTTATGCTCTAGCCTGAAGGGCTCTAAGACTACCCCATCTCGCACTGGGAACGTCAGGCGCAGCTCTTCATTGTGGTTGGCTACACGGGTGGAGAAGAGCGGAAGTTAGACTGTCATGAGGTTTCAAAAGCGTGAACTGTGTTAACTTTTTCTCCATTGGGCATGTACTGACctggaggtggagggagagcaGTGATATTTGGTTTGATGTCAGGAGGGAAAGGTGGCTTCACATCCTGGTTTGGCGACAGGTATGGAGGGATATTACTTCCTGGGGTCATTGGAGGGGTGGGGTTGCCTGGCACTGGAGAGTGAGGGTAGTTACCCACCGGTCTGGGTGGCTATATTGAAGAAAATTAATTAGTgagtaaaatgttgaaaaaaaaagcacaaccgAGAGTATGATAATGTGATGCGTCAAAAGTGGTACAAAAATGGACTTACCCCATTCATATTACCCTGGTTGTACTGATATCCACTCCCAGAGAAATTATTTGTTTGGCCATTAAAAGGTGGCTCTTGCTGTAATTTGACAAAACAGATACAAAATGAATCACTATTACTTGTGCTGGGACCTGTGTTAAAATTATACATCTCATTTTGGTAGATTCTCTGCATGTCATACTGCACCTTATAGTACTGGCCCATGGGGCCGCTGGGTGGTGGGTATTGGCCTTGGAGCTGCTGTCCTGGCATCCTCTGACCAGGGTAGTTGGGGGATGGCAGCGGCCTGGAGGCGTTGGGTGTGGGGTACTGCCCCTGCTGGTTAGGGAACTGGCTGTTTGGTCCATACTGCTGCCCACCATAGTTTGGCTGTGGATGCAATGATGACACATAAATTCAACAAACAGCAAAGGAGCTAATATATGAGGGAAAAAGTATAATATTCACAACTACTCACCTCTCCTGGGTACGGTCTTTTCATGCCCTGCATTCCCATGCCCTGAGGCCGGGGCCCTGCGTAGCCTTGCTGTGGCATCCTTTGGCCGTGGGTTGCAAAAGGCCCCATGCCTTGGCCTCTAGGCTGGTTCATCCCCATGGGGGGCCCGCTCATGTTGGATGCATTCATGCCTGTGCCCATGTTCccagggagggatggagggccgCGGGGTCCTGGCTGGTTCATGAACTGGCTGTTGTATGCCTGGTTTGGTCCCATCTGGAAAGAGGAACTCATCTGGAAGACAAAATGGGTTTGATCAACCATCTCAAAGTTGATTGTAAATATTGCAAATTTGCTACTGGAAAGAGTCTGTTGTAGAACACAAACGGCAAAAATGTTTGTGAACATAGATGGTATCACACAGGTACAATCAGGTGTGTGCTTTATCCTACCGGTCCGTATTGGTTCATGTCCTTGTTCTGAGTTTCCTGCAGGGCAGCTACAGTTGCTGTGGCAGTAGCGGTTGCAgtggcggcagcagcagcgacTGCAGCGGCTGCCGCAGCAGCTGCAGGCTGTGTGAAGTCTGATGGAGGACGGGAGTGTGGAGGCATTCCCATTCCACCAGGTCCTGCATTAGGCCCCCCAGGGTAGCTGTGAGAGCACAATAAATGAAATGAGACCATCGTCAAAAAATATCTATGAAGATGTAGGCGTCAGTTCCCTTTCCCAATTTGCAGTTCAATTTAATATAACTATATTCATCCACAAGGTAATTTGAATTTGGTCACTATGTTGAGCTAATATTGCAATTGTACTTGTAAatgtcataataaaataaatataaaaaatgataaatatggGAACAATCCACATGGTGGACAGGCACTGAAAGTATTTCATGTGCCGAGCTCCAGACAGAGGACAGAATTGTCCTTCAGTCCCTTGTTCACCAGGTAGATGGCACTGGTAAAACGATGCTCTGTGCTGGTTGGTAAAGCACCTGGGGAAGCATGAGCGCCACCTGAGAGGGAGCATCTGgaactggggggggggggtgttgaaGGACATGGGTATTCCTTTGCGCTGACTTTCTACGAATATGCTTTGGAGGAGAAACACAGAATACTCTTGACTGTAGAAGGTTTGTATGAAGGGTTTTTGGACACTGGGCTACTCAGCACAGTCCTTGAGGCTCCTGCTACAGATGCCATGAGGTCCAGCGACCTTGTTGGCTGGGGTGGCTTTGGGCACATTTAGCACATCCTGTTGAGTGTGGTGCATGGCACGAGGCTGTGTTTGAGCTCTGCCATGTCCAATGCCAGTTCAGGCCTCTTGAAGCAGGTGTAAAACCTATTTAGTTTGTTAGCAAAAGAGGAATCACTGAGCTGATCTTTGTGTTTATAGTGGCAAAGTTTTTTAATTCCCTACCATGCTGCCTTGTAGTTGCCTTGCTGACACTTTTAATCAATCTTATTTTTGTACTGGGTTTTAGCCTGGCTGATGGCCCGTTTCAACTTTCTGTTGACCTGTTTTTCTCCTCAACAGATCCTGTGAAAAACACCCTTTTTATCATTAAGGGTGCCTTTGAAGTCTTTGGTCAACCAGGGAAGTTTATCGAGGAATATAGTGATCTGCTTTGTAGGAATTACAGAATCAACACAGAATGTAATGTATTTTGATACTGTGAATACTTTATCATTTAGACTAGTGCTTGAATCCAGGAACAGCTCCCATGTTGTGCAGTCAAAACAACCCTGTAGGGCCTCCATGCTTGATGGAGTTCATGTTATGACTGTCCTCACCTCTTTCTTTACTTGCTTCACCACAGGGATGTAGGCTGGGGCAAGAAGGATGATGTTATGATTAGCCAATCCAAGTGGTGGAGGGGGAGTGACCTAGAGGCTCCAGGAACAAGGCCATAGCATTTATCTCTTGtcttatgcatgtgtgtggcaCAGGTCACATATTGGTTGTCGCCTTTTAGTAATTTTTCCCA
This window encodes:
- the LOC134003496 gene encoding zinc finger MIZ domain-containing protein 1-like isoform X2, whose amino-acid sequence is MQPPMSSMKPSLSHGDGSFPYDSVPWQQNTNQPPGSLSVVTTVWGVTNTSQSQVLGNPMVNNNNPMNPGGNPMGSGMSGNNPGMNSPQFPGPQQQFPNKGNSNQAYMQQGMYGRPNYPGGGGFGGNYPGGPNAGPGGMGMPPHSRPPSDFTQPAAAAAAAAVAAAAATATATATATVAALQETQNKDMNQYGPMSSSFQMGPNQAYNSQFMNQPGPRGPPSLPGNMGTGMNASNMSGPPMGMNQPRGQGMGPFATHGQRMPQQGYAGPRPQGMGMQGMKRPYPGEPNYGGQQYGPNSQFPNQQGQYPTPNASRPLPSPNYPGQRMPGQQLQGQYPPPSGPMGQYYKQEPPFNGQTNNFSGSGYQYNQGNMNGPPRPVGNYPHSPVPGNPTPPMTPGSNIPPYLSPNQDVKPPFPPDIKPNITALPPPPANHNEELRLTFPVRDGVVLEPFRLEHNLAVSNHVFHLRPSVHQTLMWRSDLELQFKCYHHEDRQMNTNWPASVQVSVNATPLTIERGDNKTSHKPLHLKHVCQPGRNTIQITVTACCCSHLFVLQLVHRPSVRSVLQGLLKKRLLPAEHCITKVKRNFSSVAASSGNATLNGEDGVEQTAIKVSLKCPITFRRIQLPARGHDCKHVQCFDLESYLQLNCERGTWRCPVCNKTALLEGLEVDQYMWGILNAIQNSEFEEVTIDPTCSWRPVAIKSDIHIKEDPDGPLAKRFKTMSPSQMIMPNVMEMIAQLGPGPSPYPSLPSHQGGNNNEYGSQGNSYQGHGNFDFPHSTPGGTSMNDFMHGPQLSHPPDMPSSLMAQDKPLSHNMPDSIPHSTGNDQSHGQLQQSLHASPHPGSQSGQQLHHSGPPPPSRQVPPPQQQQQQQQQQPGPNSHPHGDLAFNPSSSLDSQAGSDMPEPSLDLLPELANPDELLSYLDPPDLPSNSNDDLLSLFENN
- the LOC134003496 gene encoding zinc finger MIZ domain-containing protein 1-like isoform X1; its protein translation is MNSIPSMDRHIQQTNDRLLCIKQHLQNPANFQTAATELLDWCGDPRAFQRPFEQSLMGCLTVVSRVAAQQGYDLDLGYRLLAVCAANRDKFTPKSAALLSSWCEELGRLLLLRHQKNRQNEPPGKVPMQPPMSSMKPSLSHGDGSFPYDSVPWQQNTNQPPGSLSVVTTVWGVTNTSQSQVLGNPMVNNNNPMNPGGNPMGSGMSGNNPGMNSPQFPGPQQQFPNKGNSNQAYMQQGMYGRPNYPGGGGFGGNYPGGPNAGPGGMGMPPHSRPPSDFTQPAAAAAAAAVAAAAATATATATATVAALQETQNKDMNQYGPMSSSFQMGPNQAYNSQFMNQPGPRGPPSLPGNMGTGMNASNMSGPPMGMNQPRGQGMGPFATHGQRMPQQGYAGPRPQGMGMQGMKRPYPGEPNYGGQQYGPNSQFPNQQGQYPTPNASRPLPSPNYPGQRMPGQQLQGQYPPPSGPMGQYYKQEPPFNGQTNNFSGSGYQYNQGNMNGPPRPVGNYPHSPVPGNPTPPMTPGSNIPPYLSPNQDVKPPFPPDIKPNITALPPPPANHNEELRLTFPVRDGVVLEPFRLEHNLAVSNHVFHLRPSVHQTLMWRSDLELQFKCYHHEDRQMNTNWPASVQVSVNATPLTIERGDNKTSHKPLHLKHVCQPGRNTIQITVTACCCSHLFVLQLVHRPSVRSVLQGLLKKRLLPAEHCITKVKRNFSSVAASSGNATLNGEDGVEQTAIKVSLKCPITFRRIQLPARGHDCKHVQCFDLESYLQLNCERGTWRCPVCNKTALLEGLEVDQYMWGILNAIQNSEFEEVTIDPTCSWRPVAIKSDIHIKEDPDGPLAKRFKTMSPSQMIMPNVMEMIAQLGPGPSPYPSLPSHQGGNNNEYGSQGNSYQGHGNFDFPHSTPGGTSMNDFMHGPQLSHPPDMPSSLMAQDKPLSHNMPDSIPHSTGNDQSHGQLQQSLHASPHPGSQSGQQLHHSGPPPPSRQVPPPQQQQQQQQQQPGPNSHPHGDLAFNPSSSLDSQAGSDMPEPSLDLLPELANPDELLSYLDPPDLPSNSNDDLLSLFENN